Proteins encoded in a region of the Panicum hallii strain FIL2 chromosome 3, PHallii_v3.1, whole genome shotgun sequence genome:
- the LOC112888161 gene encoding peroxidase 5-like: MAKRWCLRFAALLAALLPAAACLDFGFYDRTCPSAEAIVQQTVAAAFRNDSGVAPALIRMHFHDCFVRGCDGSVLIDSTTNPNNTAEKDAAPNNPSLRFFDVIDRAKAALEAQCPGVVSCADILAFAARDSVALAGGLGYQLPAGRRDGRISRDTDALNDLPPSFFNATQLADSFASKNLTVEDLVVLSGAHSIGVSHCSSFAGVPDNPADRLYNFSSPDKIDPALSKAYAFLLKSICPSNSSQFFPTTTTLMDLITPTKLDNKYYVGLSNNLGLFISDAALLTNATMKALVDSFVRSEATWKAKFARSMLKMGQIEVLTGTQGEIRRNCRVINPSNATATAAGSHQVVAGSGSSGFTGVAAE; the protein is encoded by the exons ATGGCGAAGCGCTGgtgccttcgcttcgccgcgcTCCTGGCGGCGCtcctcccggccgccgcctgccTCGACTTCGGCTTCTACGACAGGACGTGCCCCTCCGCCGAGGCCATCGTGCAGCAGACCGTCGCCGCCGCGTTCAGGAACGACTCGGGCGTCGCTCCGGCGCTGATCCGCATGCACTTCCACGACTGCTTTGTCAGA GGCTGCGACGGCTCGGTTCTGATCGACTCGACAACGAATCCGAACAACACGGCGGAGAAGGACGCGGCGCCCAACAACCCGAGCCTCCGGTTCTTCGACGTGATCGACCGCGCCAAGGCGGCCCTGGAGGCGCAGTGCCCCGGCGTGGTCTCCTGCGCCGACATCCTGGCCTTCGCGGCCCGGGACAGCGTCGCGCTCGCCGGCGGCCTCGGCTACCAGCTGCCGGCCGGACGCCGCGACGGCCGGATATCCCGCGACACGGACGCGCTCAACGACCTGCCCCCATCGTTCTTCAACGCCACCCAGCTGGCAGACAGCTTCGCCTCCAAGAACCTCACCGTCGAGGACCTGGTCGTCCTCTCCGGCGCCCACTCCATAGGCGTCTCGCACTGCAGCAGCTTCGCCGGTGTCCCCGACAACCCCGCCGACCGGCTCTACAACTTCAGCTCACCTGACAAG ATTGATCCGGCACTGAGCAAGGCCTACGCATTTCTGCTCAAGAGCATCTGCccctccaacagcagccagttCTTTCCGACGACGACTACGCTCATGGACCTCATCACGCCCACCAAGCTCGACAACAAGTACTACGTCGGCCTGAGCAACAACCTGGGCCTCTTTATATCGGACGCGGCGCTGCTGACCAACGCGACGATGAAGGCTCTCGTCGACTCCTTCGTGCGCAGCGAGGCGACGTGGAAGGCCAAGTTTGCCAGGTCCATGCTCAAGATGGGGCAGATCGAAGTGCTGACCGGGACGCAGGGAGAGATCAGGCGCAACTGCAGGGTCATCAACCCTAGCAACGCCACTGCCACCGCTGCTGGCAGTCATCAGGTTGTTGCCGGATCAGGTTCTTCAGGATTCACCGGTGTGGCTGCAGAGTGA